The Triticum aestivum cultivar Chinese Spring chromosome 7B, IWGSC CS RefSeq v2.1, whole genome shotgun sequence genome window below encodes:
- the LOC123162265 gene encoding rac-like GTP-binding protein 4 produces the protein MASSASRFIKCVTVGDGAVGKTCMLICYTSNKFPTDYVPTVFDNFSANVVVDGTTVNLGLWDTAGQEDYNRLRPLSYRGADVFVLAFSLVSRASYENIMKKWLPELQHHAPSVPIVLVGTKYDLREDKQYLLDHPGVVPVTTAQGEELRKHIGATCYVECSSKTQQNVKAVFDAAIKVVIKPPTKQRERKKKKARQGCASLGALSRRKLACFK, from the exons ATGGCGTCCAGCGCCTCCCGGTTCATCAAGTGCGTCACggtcggcgacggcgccgtcggcaAGACCTGCATGCTCATCTGCTACACCAGCAACAAGTTCCCCACT GACTACGTACCAACCGTGTTCGACAATTTCAGCGCAAACGTGGTGGTGGACGGCACCACCGTGAACCTGGGCCTCTGGGACACTGCAG GGCAGGAGGATTACAACAGATTGCGACCGCTGAGCTACCGGGGAGCCGACGTCTTCGTGCTCGCCTTCTCGCTCGTCAGCCGCGCCAGCTATGAGAATATCATGAAGAAG TGGCTACCGGAGCTTCAGCACCATGCACCCAGCGTGCCGATAGTGTTGGTTGGTACAAAATATG ATCTCCGTGAAGACAAACAATACTTACTTGACCATCCTGGCGTGGTGCCTGTTACTACAGCTCAG GGGGAGGAACTCCGCAAGCACATCGGCGCAACCTGTTACGTCGAATGCAGCTCAAAGACACAGCAG AATGTCAAAGCTGTGTTTGATGCTGCCATCAAGGTAGTGATCAAGCCTCCAACAAAGCAgagggaaaggaagaagaagaaggcacggcaaggatgtgcatcatt GGGTGCCCTGTCCAGAAGGAAACTGGCGTGCTTCAAGTGA
- the LOC123157412 gene encoding probable glutathione S-transferase GSTF1 — protein MTPVKVFGPAASTNVARVLVCLEEVGAEYELVDIDFPGKGHKRPEHLARNPFGQVPALQDGDLVLFESRAIAKCVLRKYKSEQVDLLREGNLEEAALVDIWTEVEAHQYHPALSPIVLECFIYPTLRGLPTNQRIVDESLEKAKKVLEIYEAHLSKHKYLAGDFVSFADLNHFACTFYLMDATPYASLFDSYPHVKAWWDDLMSRPSMKKLGAGMTTRV, from the exons ATGACGCCGGTGAAGGTGTTCGGGCCGGCCGCGTCGACGAACGTGGCGAGGGTGCTCGTCTGCCTGGAGGAGGTGGGCGCCGAGTACGAGCTTGTCGACATCGACTTCCCCGGCAAGGGGCATAAGCGCCCTGAGCACCTCGCCAGGAAT CCGTTTGGGCAGGTCCCAGCTTTACAAGATGGCGATCTCGTCCTCTTCG AGTCCCGCGCCATTGCTAAATGCGTGCTTCGCAAATACAAGTCGGAGCAAGTGGACTTGTTGAGGGAGGGCAATCTGGAGGAAGCTGCCCTGGTAGACATATGGACGGAGGTCGAAGCACACCAATACCACCCGGCCCTCTCACCGATCGTGCTGGAGTGCTTCATATACCCGACCTTACGCGGTCTTCCCACGAATCAAAGGATTGTGGATGAAAgcctggagaaggcgaagaaggttcTAGAAATCTACGAAGCCCACCTGTCCAAACACAAGTATTTAGCCGGTGATTTCGTCAGCTTTGCAGATCTGAACCATTTTGCTTGTACTTTCTACCTCATGGATGCTACGCCTTATGCGTCTCTGTTCGACTCCTACCCTCATGTGAAAGCGTGGTGGGACGATCTGATGTCCAGACCGTCCATGAAGAAGCTCGGTGCAGGTATGACCACCAGGGTTTAG
- the LOC123157410 gene encoding putative disease resistance protein RGA3 isoform X1: MHHFELVIWVCVSDKFIIEEIIRSIIQVASKEKSKFTNIEALRKELTEVLGNKRYLLVLDDVWKEDRQKWDDMISLVCSHAGSGSAIIVTSRSNQVASITGTLPPHHISLLDEDQSWELFHRNTFGRGVEKQEELILVAKNIVNKCKGLPLAIKTIAALLHSKHHSQWFSVLDSDVWKDDILTTTGIVPALQLSYDHLSSEEKICFSLCAIFPKDSLMDKDMLIHLWMANEFIASETRGQQIFDVLVWRCFLQDLNIQKTLLSSFDEFIHRPTTCKMHDLMHDLADLVSGNDCSIVQIDQILLQRCRYASPLELEARHLSLDIDGPLEILAPRPRTILVQMKSGLSHRSRAKSKFFSLRALRTFQTMTHMTNLKHLRYLDCSYSDVSSLPEATSMLYSLQTLKLIGCNNLNKLPEGMRYMSSLRHIFLVGCRCLERMPKSIGQLNSLQTLTNYVIGSDGGRGIDQLKDLNLGGALSLTELRRVHSAENAKQSNMSGKHNLKRLSLDWAHGTSYGTHVGYEVHTDAEGILKALCPAKRLEVLVLSNYTGAKFSSWMHNSTLLEHLSELSLTGCKNCKDLPPLWQLPSLEYLSLKGLHSLASICVGNDDIDNGESFISPPPFFPKLETMIVANMPKLQRWHQEEAGQVAVVLFPRLKKLNISVCPMLASMPKMLPLLEDLLVIDARHIPLYHLMGLFVQFNLECKANISVEPRVGWLPIGDFHLLRLGDSYMRLRLKGLMDNVGRFEEELYRMPCRFIKDLDITDCGCLFSPEPSQIQQNIWNHFGFVESMRITACNNIVQWPVVEIRNLNLLRLLHLSFCSNLTGSLPSTISDDENVIPPQLQHLEIEFCLSLVEVPKLPASLEKLSIDFCPKLGSMPTILGNVKNLRDLRLSDCNALTTFSDGMYGVTALRTLVMEWCPMIETLPEGLLQQLPALEELHIRDCPNLEEDLLSRGADWNLVEAIPNRSVGRSMP, from the coding sequence ATGCACCATTTTGAGTTGGTCATATGGGTTTGTGTCTCTGACAAGTTCATCATCGAAGAAATAATACGGTCTATAATACAAGTGGCATCGAAGGAGAAATCTAAATTTACCAATATAGAGGCACTGCGGAAGGAACTTACTGAAGTGTTGGGTAATAAAAGGTACCTCCTAGTGTTGGATGATGTTTGGAAGGAGGACAGACAAAAGTGGGATGATATGATATCATTGGTATGCTCACATGCTGGCTCGGGTAGTGCTATAATTGTGACAAGCCGCAGCAATCAAGTTGCTTCTATCACGGGCACACTTCCTCCACATCACATATCACTTCTAGATGAAGATCAATCATGGGAGCTTTTTCATAGAAACACATTTGGAAGGGGAGTGGAAAAGCAAGAGGAATTGATTTTAGTGGCTAAGAATATTGTGAACAAGTGTAAGGGATTACCTCTTGCTATCAAGACCATAGCAGCTTTACTTCATTCAAAGCATCACAGTCAATGGTTTTCTGTTCTGGATAGTGATGTCTGGAAGGATGATATCCTCACAACTACCGGAATTGTACCTGCATTACAGCTGAGCTATGATCACTTGTCATCGGAAGAAAAAATATGTTTTTCTTTATGTGCTATTTTCCCCAAGGATAGCTTGATGGATAAAGACATGTTAATTCATTTGTGGATGGCAAATGAATTTATTGCGTCAGAAACAAGAGGCCAACAAATTTTTGATGTGCTAGTTTGGAGATGTTTCCTCCAAGATTTGAATATTCAAAAGACTTTGCTCTCTAGTTTTGATGAGTTCATCCACAGACCAACCACTTGCAAGATGCATGATCTCATGCATGATCTTGCTGACTTGGTAAGCGGAAATGATTGCTCCATTGTGCAAATAGATCAAATACTTCTGCAGCGATGCCGATATGCTAGTCCATTAGAGCTTGAGGCTCGACATTTGTCACTCGATATTGATGGTCCATTAGAAATTCTAGCTCCTCGACCCCGCACGATATTAGTCCAAATGAAATCAGGACTGAGTCATCGAAGTAGGGCCAAGTCAAAATTCTTCTCTTTACGAGCATTGAGGACATTCCAAACAATGACACATATGACAAACCTGAAGCATCTTCGCTATCTAGATTGTTCTTATTCTGATGTATCATCATTGCCTGAAGCCACTTCTATGTTGTATAGCTTGCAAACACTGAAGCTCATCGGTTGTAACAATCTCAATAAATTACCAGAAGGCATGAGATATATGAGCAGTCTTCGGCACATCTTCCTCGTTGGGTGTCGTTGTTTGGAGCGCATGCCAAAAAGTATTGGTCAGCTAAATTCTCTACAAACACTGACGAATTATGTCATTGGGAGTGATGGAGGTCGTGGAATTGATCAACTGAAAGATTTGAATCTAGGTGGTGCTCTTTCTTTGACTGAGCTAAGAAGAGTTCATAGTGCCGAAAATGCTAAACAAAGCAATATGTCTGGCAAACATAATTTGAAACGATTATCACTTGATTGGGCACATGGAACTTCTTATGGCACACATGTTGgatatgaagtacatactgatgcaGAAGGAATATTAAAAGCTCTTTGTCCCGCCAAAAGGCTTGAAGTATTAGTGTTATCTAATTATACGGGTGCTAAATTCTCGTCATGGATGCACAACTCTACACTGTTAGAACATCTTAGTGAACTTTCTCTGACTGGATGCAAGAACTGCAAGGATCTTCCACCATTATGGCAGCTGCCCTCCCTCGAATACTTGAGTTTGAAAGGTTTGCATAGCTTGGCAAGTATATGTGTTGGTAATGATGATATAGACAATGGGGAATCCTTTATTTCTCCACCACCCTTCTTTCCTAAATTGGAAACCATGATAGTTGCTAACATGCCCAAGCTACAGAGATGGCACCAGGAAGAGGCAGGACAAGTAGCGGTCGTACTGTTCCCTCGGCTCAAGAAGCTAAACATTTCCGTGTGCCCAATGCTAGCAAGCATGCCCAAGATGCTCCCATTGCTTGAAGATCTACTAGTGATAGATGCAAGACACATCCCCCTTTACCATCTGATGGGTCTGTTTGTGCAGTTTAATCTTGAATGCAAAGCCAACATCTCAGTGGAACCTAGAGTTGGCTGGCTGCCTATTGGTGACTTTCATTTGTTGAGGCTTGGTGATTCTTATATGAGACTGAGGCTCAAGGGTTTGATGGACAATGTAGGGCGTTTTGAAGAGGAATTGTACAGAATGCCTTGCAGATTTATTAAAGATCTGGATATAACAGATTGCGGCTGTCTTTTTTCACCTGAACCATCCCAAATACAACAAAATATATGGAATCATTTTGGTTTTGTTGAAAGTATGCGAATTACAGCCTGCAATAATATAGTGCAATGGCCAGTAGTTGAAATCAGAAACTTGAACCTTCTTCGACTTCTACACTTATCTTTTTGTTCCAACTTAACTGGTTCACTTCCATCAACAATATCCGATGATGAAAATGTCATACCTCCTCAGCTCCAGCATCTAGAAATTGAATTCTGTCTAAGTTTGGTTGAGGTACCAAAACTGCCTGCATCTCTCGAAAAATTGAGCATTGATTTTTGTCCCAAGCTGGGGTCCATGCCAACAATTCTTGGGAACGTCAAAAACCTGAGAGATCTCAGGTTGTCAGATTGCAACGCCTTGACGACATTTTCTGATGGAATGTACGGAGTCACTGCACTCAGGACGTTGGTGATGGAGTGGTGCCCAATGATAGAGACACTACCGGAGGGACTCCTGCAGCAACTCCCAGCCCTGGAGGAACTACATATCAGAGACTGCCCCAACTTGGAGGAGGACTTGTTAAGCCGAGGCGCTGACTGGAATTTGGTTGAAGCAATTCCAAATAGATCAGTTGGCAGATCCATGCCCTGA
- the LOC123157410 gene encoding putative disease resistance protein RGA3 isoform X2, which produces MGSLLIPLVSSVAAKVGDTLVRELLRAWGLDKARPKLERHLAAIQYILLDADAKSRTNPAVCRWVKDLKTAVYHADGILDDFRYEALRRRAAQIRPHSTARKVLNYYTFNSPVVFHVSMGKRIKDSREMIDELVVEMNNFHFLQHAEVPTLVHPQTHSHVDELKIVGRQDEKEQVVKILLGHAHNDGNNNNVMVLPIVGMGGNW; this is translated from the exons ATGGGTTCGCTGCTGATACCGTTGGTGAGCAGCGTCGCCGCCAAGGTCGGCGACACGCTGGTGCGCGAGCTTCTGCGCGCGTGGGGCCTGGACAAGGCCCGTCCGAAGCTGGAGCGGCACCTCGCGGCCATCCAGTACATCCTGCTGGACGCCGACGCCAAGAGCCGCACCAACCCCGCCGTCTGCCGGTGGGTCAAGGACCTCAAGACTGCCGTCTACCACGCCGACGGCATCCTCGACGACTTCCGCTACGAGGCGCTCCGCCGCCGTGCCGCTCAGATCCGTCCCCACTCCACCGCACGCAAG GTGCTGAACTACTACACCTTCAATAGTCCGGTTGTTTTCCACGTCTCCATGGGCAAAAGGATTAAGGATTCCCGTGAAATGATAGATGAATTGGTTGTGGAGATGAATAATTTCCACTTCCTACAACATGCTGAGGTGCCAACCCTTGTTCATCCGCAAACACACTCTCATGTCGATGAATTGAAAATTGTCGGTAGACAAGATGAGAAGGAACAGGTGGTGAAGATATTGCTTGGCCACGCCCACAATGATGGAAATAATAATAATGTGATGGTGCTACCAATAGTTGGTATGGGGGGGAATTGGTAA
- the LOC123159721 gene encoding protein ALTERED XYLOGLUCAN 4-like — MAPLLPPSPPSGSPRLLKSSSGSEWNVVVQRNVKSSLLLLLAISTVVAFSILYSSRSLTVARTAGEALTQSPLLAALDLSSRMPEDDDDQSDEPAEVVSLTAAASSTDDGPSEAAMQLEEKCDISRGKWVREPNGPVYTNLTCPMLPDFKNCQKFGKDDGHLYWRFVPERFLDVVRGKRLAFIGDSLARNQIDSLLCLLSQAEAPRDVYSDAFDKYRTWHFPAHNFTLMVMWTEFYAHAVPVVGADGKPTSSFDIHLDRLGADWTSRLPGLDYAIISGGNWFFRVNYLWEGGRRIGCLNCAGNDANLTDFGVAYAVRRVVRAAVEGIARCPGCKTSLITFLRTYSPDHFEQGSWFDGGYCNRTAPLQEREVSMESIAWELRRVQREEMRRVRATKRRFGVLDVTKAMMMRADGHPDNHFDSRWRRNGSDCLHWCLPGPVDMWNGVLLQRLAELTPPPAAR; from the exons ATGgcgccccttcttcctccctcgccTCCGTCCGGCAGCCCGAGGCTGCTCAAGAGCAGCAGCGGCAGCGAGTGGAACGTGGTGGTGCAGAGGAACGTCAAGTCCTCGCTGCTGCTCCTGCTGGCCATCTCCACGGTCGTCGCCTTCTCCATCCTCTACTCGTCCCGGAGCTTGACGGTGGCCAGGACGGCCGGGGAGGCGCTGACGCAGAGCCCTCTGCTCGCCGCCCTCGACCTGAGCAGCCGGATGCCAGAGGATGACGACGATCAAAGCGACGAACCTGCAGAGGTCGTCTCGTTGACAGCTGCTGCTTCGAGCACAGATGATGGTCCAA GTGAGGCAGCCATGCAGCTCGAGGAGAAATGCGACATTTCCAGGGGGAAATGGGTGCGGGAGCCGAATGGCCCGGTGTACACCAACCTGACGTGCCCAATGCTGCCGGACTTCAAAAACTGCCAGAAGTTCGGCAAGGATGACGGCCACCTCTACTGGCGGTTCGTGCCGGAACGGTTCCTCGACGTCGTCCGCGGGAAGCGGCTCGCCTTCATCGGCGACTCGCTGGCGCGCAACCAGATTGACTCTCTGCTCTGCCTCCTGTCTCAG GCCGAGGCACCCAGGGACGTGTACTCGGACGCGTTCGACAAGTACCGGACATGGCACTTCCCGGCGCACAACTTCACGCTCATGGTGATGTGGACCGAGTTCTACGCGCACGCCGTCCCCGTCGTCGGCGCCGACGGGAAGCCCACCTCCTCCTTCGACATCCACCTCGACAGGCTCGGCGCCGACTGGACCAGCCGCCTGCCGGGCCTGGACTACGCCATCATCTCGGGCGGCAACTGGTTCTTCCGCGTCAACTACCTCTGGGAGGGCGGCCGCCGCATCGGCTGCCTCAACTGCGCCGGCAACGACGCCAACCTCACCGACTTCGGCGTCGCCTACGCCGTCCGCCGCGTCGTCAGGGCAGCCGTGGAGGGCATCGCGCGGTGCCCGGGCTGCAAGACCAGCCTCATCACCTTCCTGCGGACCTACTCGCCCGACCACTTCGAGCAGGGCTCGTGGTTCGACGGCGGCTACTGCAACAGGACGGCGCCGCTGCAGGAGCGGGAGGTGAGCATGGAGAGCATCGCGTGGGAGCTGAGGAGGGTGCAGAGGGAGGAGATGAGGCGGGTGAGGGCGACCAAGAGGAGGTTCGGGGTGCTGGACGTGACCAAGGCCATGATGATGCGCGCCGACGGCCACCCCGACAATCACTTCGACAGCAGGTGGAGGAGGAACGGCAGCGACTGCTTGCACTGGTGCCTGCCGGGGCCCGTCGACATGTGGAACGGCGTGCTGCTCCAGAGGCTCGCGGAGCTCACGCCGCCGCCGGCCGCACGGTGA